One genomic window of uncultured Erythrobacter sp. includes the following:
- a CDS encoding Zn-dependent alcohol dehydrogenase, with amino-acid sequence MAKAAILETPGEGLVIGDVEYSDPAPHEVLIDTKACGLCHSDLHFIDGAYPHPLPAVPGHEAAGVVRAVGSEVRSVKPGDHVVSCLSAFCGQCEFCVTGRMSLCLGAATRRGKGDAPRMTRADGSPINQMLNLSSLSEQMLIHENACVSIDKDMPMDRAAVIGCAVTTGAGTIFNACSVTPGETVLVVGCGGVGLAAINSAKIAGAGKVIAADPLPEKRALAEALGATHTVDALADDAAAQILEISGGGVDYGIEAVGRQAAADLAVASLRRGGTAVILGMMPLDCKVGLSAMDLLSGKKLMGAIMGGNHFPVDLPRLVDFYMRGLLDLDTIIAERISLDDVNAGFDKMREGHSARSVVVFD; translated from the coding sequence ATGGCGAAAGCAGCAATCCTGGAAACTCCGGGCGAAGGGCTAGTGATCGGAGACGTCGAGTACTCCGATCCGGCCCCGCACGAAGTGCTGATCGACACCAAGGCCTGCGGGCTTTGCCATTCGGACTTGCACTTTATCGACGGAGCCTACCCCCACCCGCTTCCGGCTGTACCTGGCCACGAAGCGGCAGGCGTGGTGCGCGCGGTCGGCAGTGAAGTGCGCTCAGTGAAACCGGGCGATCACGTTGTCTCGTGTCTGTCGGCGTTCTGCGGCCAGTGCGAGTTCTGCGTGACCGGGCGGATGTCGCTGTGCCTGGGTGCAGCCACTCGTCGGGGCAAAGGCGATGCGCCGCGCATGACCCGCGCCGATGGTTCGCCGATCAACCAGATGCTCAACCTCTCCTCTTTGAGTGAGCAGATGCTGATCCACGAAAACGCCTGCGTTTCGATCGACAAGGACATGCCGATGGATCGCGCGGCTGTGATCGGTTGTGCGGTGACCACCGGTGCTGGCACGATCTTCAACGCCTGCTCCGTGACACCCGGCGAAACCGTACTGGTCGTCGGTTGTGGCGGCGTTGGCCTCGCTGCGATCAACTCGGCCAAGATTGCGGGTGCGGGCAAGGTGATCGCCGCCGATCCGCTGCCGGAGAAACGCGCGCTGGCGGAAGCATTGGGCGCGACGCACACAGTGGACGCCCTTGCCGATGATGCAGCCGCGCAGATCCTTGAGATTTCCGGTGGCGGTGTCGATTACGGGATCGAAGCGGTTGGTCGTCAGGCAGCAGCAGATCTTGCGGTGGCCTCGCTAAGGCGCGGCGGGACGGCTGTGATCCTCGGCATGATGCCGCTCGATTGCAAAGTCGGCCTGTCGGCGATGGACCTGCTCAGCGGTAAGAAGCTGATGGGCGCAATCATGGGCGGCAACCACTTCCCGGTCGACCTCCCTCGCCTCGTCGATTTCTATATGCGCGGCTTGCTCGATCTCGACACAATCATTGCGGAGCGCATTTCGCTCGACGACGTGAATGCAGGCTTTGACAAGATGCGCGAGGGTCATTCGGCGCGCAGCGTGGTGGTATTTGACTGA
- a CDS encoding SDR family NAD(P)-dependent oxidoreductase, with protein sequence MRFSGKVAVVTGAASGIGAASARLLASEGAIVFASDIDDEGGQKLASESDGDIRFKHCDVSDPASIKALMDDAAAEAGGIDIVLNNAAAGGARPPIDEIEPAEWDGTMDLVLRSVAFGIRYAAPHMKQRPGASIVNISSVAAVGPGYSPTAYAVAKAGVLHLTKCTATDLAQFGIRVNAIQPGFINTNIFTSSLEIPDEMKSTANAAIAQISSNTQPIRRGGQPQDIAEAFAYLASDAASFVTGTSILVDGGLTVGPRHSWDPEEQGILSALESMEEQARAAARTDAQTSGANAE encoded by the coding sequence ATGCGATTCTCTGGAAAGGTCGCTGTCGTCACGGGCGCAGCGTCGGGAATTGGGGCGGCCAGTGCACGGCTATTGGCGAGCGAAGGCGCGATCGTTTTTGCCAGCGATATTGATGATGAAGGCGGGCAAAAGCTCGCCTCCGAAAGCGATGGCGACATTCGTTTCAAGCATTGCGATGTCAGCGATCCCGCTTCGATCAAAGCGCTTATGGACGACGCCGCAGCAGAAGCGGGCGGCATCGACATTGTGCTCAACAACGCCGCTGCTGGCGGTGCACGACCTCCAATCGACGAGATCGAACCTGCCGAATGGGACGGGACGATGGACCTTGTGCTGCGTTCGGTCGCATTCGGCATTCGCTACGCCGCGCCGCATATGAAACAGCGCCCTGGCGCAAGCATCGTCAACATCTCTAGCGTCGCGGCAGTTGGCCCCGGATATTCACCAACGGCCTATGCCGTCGCGAAAGCTGGCGTACTGCATCTCACGAAATGCACGGCAACCGATCTCGCGCAGTTCGGAATTCGGGTAAATGCCATCCAGCCCGGCTTCATCAACACCAACATCTTCACTTCGTCGCTCGAGATTCCTGATGAGATGAAGAGCACCGCCAACGCGGCCATCGCGCAGATTTCCTCTAACACACAGCCGATCCGACGCGGCGGACAGCCGCAGGATATTGCCGAAGCCTTTGCCTATCTAGCGAGCGATGCCGCCAGCTTCGTCACCGGCACATCCATACTGGTGGATGGCGGGCTTACGGTCGGCCCCCGGCACAGCTGGGACCCGGAAGAACAAGGCATCCTGAGCGCGCTTGAATCTATGGAAGAGCAGGCGCGCGCTGCAGCGCGAACAGACGCCCAAACGAGCGGGGCGAACGCCGAATGA
- a CDS encoding acyl-CoA dehydrogenase family protein, giving the protein MSDLETFRTETRAWLEVNCPAEMREPVRDEEDVYWGGRRAEFKNDAQKAWFEACLAKGYTVPAWPKEYGGAGLNPAEAKVLRQEMSRINARPPLSSFGIWMLGPALLHFGTEEQKVHFLGQIARGEIRWCQGYSEPGSGSDLVSLQTFGEDKGDHWVVNGQKVWTSYADQCDWIFCLVRTDKENKYQGITFMLFDMESEGASTKPIKLISGNSPFCETFMDNVKVPKSYGEGLPAYVGEINRGWDVAKYLLGHEREMISGAGGGDRTSAIGAAMSRHAAKNGDELDPVLRAELAMFDVDALAYGAMGEKFLDEIKVGKAHPAQPNMMKYAGTELNKRRHELMMATGGSRSLEWESEETEGGKPSRNWLRTKANSIEGGTSEVMLNVISKRILDLPGS; this is encoded by the coding sequence ATGTCCGATCTGGAAACATTCCGTACTGAGACGCGCGCATGGCTTGAGGTAAATTGCCCGGCCGAAATGCGCGAGCCCGTGCGTGACGAAGAAGACGTCTATTGGGGCGGTCGCCGTGCTGAGTTCAAGAACGACGCGCAAAAGGCGTGGTTCGAGGCATGCCTCGCCAAAGGCTACACCGTTCCGGCATGGCCCAAGGAATATGGCGGCGCTGGTCTGAACCCTGCCGAAGCCAAGGTGCTGCGTCAGGAGATGAGCCGCATCAATGCGCGTCCACCGCTCAGCTCGTTCGGCATCTGGATGCTTGGCCCAGCTTTGCTGCATTTCGGTACGGAAGAGCAGAAAGTGCACTTCCTTGGCCAGATCGCCCGCGGTGAGATCCGCTGGTGTCAGGGCTATTCAGAACCGGGTTCGGGCAGCGATCTTGTCAGCTTGCAGACATTTGGCGAAGACAAGGGCGATCACTGGGTCGTCAACGGCCAGAAGGTCTGGACCTCCTACGCCGATCAGTGCGATTGGATTTTCTGCCTTGTCCGCACGGACAAGGAGAACAAGTATCAGGGCATCACCTTCATGCTGTTCGACATGGAGAGCGAAGGCGCCTCGACCAAGCCGATCAAGCTGATCAGCGGCAATTCGCCCTTCTGTGAAACCTTCATGGACAATGTGAAGGTGCCCAAGAGCTATGGCGAAGGTCTTCCTGCCTATGTCGGCGAGATCAATCGCGGCTGGGACGTGGCGAAGTATTTGCTCGGCCATGAGCGTGAGATGATCTCTGGCGCTGGCGGCGGCGATCGCACCAGCGCTATCGGTGCGGCCATGTCGCGCCATGCGGCCAAGAACGGCGACGAGCTCGATCCCGTACTGCGCGCCGAACTCGCGATGTTCGATGTCGATGCGCTGGCTTATGGCGCGATGGGCGAGAAGTTCCTCGATGAAATCAAGGTCGGCAAGGCGCATCCAGCGCAGCCGAACATGATGAAATATGCCGGGACCGAGCTGAACAAGCGCCGCCACGAACTGATGATGGCAACCGGCGGTTCGCGCAGTCTCGAATGGGAAAGCGAAGAGACCGAAGGCGGCAAGCCGTCGCGCAATTGGCTGCGGACCAAAGCGAACTCGATCGAAGGCGGAACCAGCGAGGTCATGCTCAACGTGATCTCGAAACGCATTCTCGACCTGCCGGGATCGTAA
- a CDS encoding MFS transporter, producing MSRIQGKLPLKLKLIHGFGAVAFGVKDTGFQFFLLFFYSQVMGMDAGLVSLALLCALLIDAVVDPILGNLSDRTYTKWGRRLPWLYAAPIPLAIAWVIMWSPPGGEAPTFLGLLGIAVVVRILLSACEVPSISLLPEITSDYDERTTLFRFRYISGWLGGILMMVLAYTVFMAGEDGLLNREGYRAWAVTGGCLIVLSVMGSAWGQHKLVAHLPETKPAPFTIKACFEEIFEAFRERAFLIFAAGGLAAYINQGLTFSLTNYLTLYVWRLDTAQMPLLPEGVTALSLYPLALFLSAILMFFVVGPMHKHLGKPRSAALSAIGTIIFTLVPYMALYAGIWPPLNTAVSGLMLLGLLIIGNTLGIVVLISASSMIAEIVEAYLERTGRRAEGAFYSGNWLIQKCATGLGIFLTGQVLSFISFSRDAAPGEVPEATIGSLILFYALATSMLMAIAAFWLARFPIDREQHEARVSALTAAKS from the coding sequence ATGAGCCGCATTCAGGGCAAGCTGCCGCTCAAGCTCAAACTGATCCATGGTTTCGGTGCAGTCGCCTTTGGCGTGAAAGACACCGGCTTCCAGTTTTTCCTGTTGTTCTTTTACAGTCAGGTGATGGGCATGGATGCGGGACTTGTCAGCCTCGCTCTGCTGTGCGCGCTTCTGATCGATGCAGTTGTTGATCCGATCCTCGGCAATCTCTCTGACCGGACCTACACTAAATGGGGCAGACGCTTGCCTTGGCTCTATGCAGCGCCAATTCCGCTTGCGATTGCATGGGTGATAATGTGGTCTCCACCGGGCGGCGAGGCGCCCACATTTCTAGGTTTACTGGGAATTGCGGTGGTCGTTCGCATTCTGCTGTCGGCCTGCGAAGTGCCATCAATCTCTCTGCTCCCCGAAATCACAAGCGACTATGACGAGCGGACGACCCTGTTCCGGTTCCGCTATATTTCCGGATGGCTTGGCGGCATATTGATGATGGTGCTTGCTTACACCGTGTTCATGGCGGGTGAGGACGGCCTGCTGAACAGGGAAGGCTACAGGGCATGGGCAGTAACCGGCGGCTGCCTGATTGTGCTGTCTGTGATGGGATCGGCCTGGGGTCAGCACAAGCTGGTTGCTCACCTCCCGGAAACAAAACCTGCGCCATTCACGATAAAGGCCTGTTTCGAGGAAATCTTCGAGGCATTCAGGGAGCGGGCTTTTCTGATCTTCGCTGCAGGCGGACTTGCGGCCTATATCAATCAAGGCCTGACTTTCTCGCTCACCAATTATCTAACGCTGTATGTCTGGCGCCTGGATACCGCGCAAATGCCCTTGCTGCCCGAAGGAGTGACTGCGCTGAGCCTTTATCCGCTCGCACTTTTCCTGTCAGCGATCCTGATGTTCTTTGTGGTCGGGCCGATGCACAAACATTTGGGAAAACCCAGAAGCGCGGCGCTTTCCGCGATTGGGACAATCATCTTCACGCTCGTTCCATACATGGCGCTTTATGCGGGGATCTGGCCACCGCTGAACACTGCCGTTTCTGGTCTTATGCTCCTTGGCTTGCTGATAATTGGCAACACGCTCGGGATCGTTGTGTTGATTTCGGCAAGCTCGATGATCGCGGAAATCGTCGAAGCCTATCTTGAGCGCACAGGCAGACGTGCAGAAGGCGCATTCTATTCGGGCAATTGGTTGATCCAGAAATGCGCGACCGGGCTTGGCATTTTCCTGACTGGTCAGGTCTTGTCCTTCATCAGTTTTTCGCGCGATGCCGCCCCCGGTGAAGTGCCTGAGGCAACTATCGGCAGCCTGATCCTGTTTTATGCGCTTGCAACATCAATGCTTATGGCAATCGCAGCATTCTGGCTGGCCCGCTTCCCGATCGATCGCGAGCAACACGAGGCCAGGGTTAGCGCTTTGACCGCCGCGAAGAGTTGA
- a CDS encoding acyl-CoA dehydrogenase family protein, with product MDFEPTERQAYWRDRVRDFIETHVRPNIGTYYEQDAEGDRWKVIQIIEDKKKLAKEAGIWNLFMPPRNDSHHHVDDTFEFDGPGLTNLEYALCAEEMGRIGWASEVFNCSAPDTGNMEVFHRYGTREQKEEWLNPIMNGEIRSAFLMTEPFTASSDATNIETRIERDGDEYVINGRKWWSSGLGDPRCKVSIVMGKTDFEAKRHAQQSMVLMPNDAPGVNIIRHLPVFGYDDAPHGHMEVEMKDVRVPVSNMLLGEGRGFEIAQGRLGPGRIHHCMRTIGVAEEALEKMCKRLQEREAFGKPIYKHSVWEERVARARIDIDMTRLLCLKAADMMDKVGNKSAKQEIAMIKVQAPNMALKIIDDAIQAHGGGGVSNDYGLASAYAHQRTLRLADGPDEVHARSIARMEFGKHIPQEGPTANALRGGAGGAANDGGAFSSGDMGVAR from the coding sequence ATGGATTTTGAACCCACCGAGCGCCAAGCCTATTGGCGCGACCGCGTGCGCGACTTCATCGAAACGCATGTCCGCCCGAACATAGGCACCTATTACGAACAGGATGCCGAAGGTGATCGCTGGAAAGTCATCCAGATCATCGAGGACAAGAAGAAGCTGGCGAAGGAAGCCGGCATCTGGAACCTGTTTATGCCCCCGCGCAATGACAGCCACCACCATGTCGACGACACATTCGAATTCGACGGCCCCGGCCTGACAAACCTCGAATACGCGCTCTGCGCCGAGGAAATGGGCCGCATCGGCTGGGCCAGCGAAGTCTTCAACTGCTCCGCACCCGACACCGGCAATATGGAAGTGTTCCACCGCTACGGCACGCGCGAGCAGAAGGAAGAGTGGCTCAACCCGATCATGAATGGTGAGATTCGCTCCGCCTTCCTGATGACCGAACCGTTCACCGCTTCGTCTGACGCGACCAATATCGAAACCCGCATCGAGCGGGATGGCGACGAGTACGTCATCAATGGCCGCAAATGGTGGTCTTCGGGTCTCGGCGATCCGCGCTGCAAAGTGTCGATTGTGATGGGCAAGACCGATTTCGAAGCCAAGCGCCATGCGCAGCAATCAATGGTGCTGATGCCCAACGATGCGCCGGGCGTGAACATCATCCGTCACCTGCCCGTGTTCGGCTACGACGATGCGCCCCACGGCCATATGGAAGTCGAGATGAAGGACGTTCGCGTCCCTGTCTCCAACATGCTGCTGGGCGAAGGACGCGGTTTCGAGATCGCACAGGGTCGCCTCGGCCCAGGCCGGATCCACCACTGCATGCGCACCATCGGCGTTGCCGAAGAAGCGCTGGAGAAGATGTGCAAGCGCCTGCAAGAACGCGAAGCCTTCGGCAAGCCGATCTACAAGCATTCGGTTTGGGAAGAGCGCGTTGCCCGTGCCCGCATCGATATCGACATGACCCGTCTGCTGTGCCTGAAAGCGGCCGATATGATGGACAAGGTCGGCAACAAATCTGCCAAGCAGGAAATCGCGATGATCAAGGTTCAGGCGCCGAACATGGCCCTGAAAATCATCGACGATGCGATCCAGGCCCATGGCGGCGGCGGCGTTTCGAACGATTACGGCCTCGCCAGCGCCTATGCGCACCAGCGCACTTTGCGCCTCGCCGATGGTCCGGACGAAGTCCACGCCCGCTCAATCGCGCGCATGGAATTCGGCAAGCACATCCCGCAGGAAGGGCCAACAGCCAACGCCCTTCGCGGCGGAGCGGGTGGCGCGGCCAATGACGGCGGAGCGTTCAGTTCCGGCGACATGGGCGTAGCGCGCTAA
- a CDS encoding acyl-CoA dehydrogenase family protein — translation MPLYHDDDQQMLADTATSFMAEEGNIAKQLRHWRDRDCPDGFGHDLWKQMAEMGFTGMLVGEDDGGLGMGHVEAGIVLEEIGRNLTPSPFLTSSVLAATALKHGSNDLKGRYLPGLIEGESVFAVAVDETAKHRPQRITTKAEKSGNGFKLTGSKSFVIQGASADMLIVAARTSGADDDDDGITLFAVPKDAANMSHDAVRLVDSSVATHTKFDGVELDGDAVIGEVDGGREVLNSMLTAGRIGAAAEGVGVARGAMDMTVDYLKQRKQFGKLIGEFQGLQHRASHLYSEVEIARAVVIKTQQLLDGGSERAELMSSVAKAKVSRTAGLAVKEGVQMHGGIGMTDEYDIGLYMKRDRALQEFLGDAYFHANRVAEMSGY, via the coding sequence ATGCCCCTTTATCACGACGACGATCAGCAAATGCTGGCGGACACCGCGACCAGTTTTATGGCCGAAGAAGGCAATATTGCGAAACAGCTGCGCCATTGGCGTGACCGCGATTGCCCCGATGGATTTGGCCATGACCTGTGGAAGCAGATGGCTGAGATGGGCTTTACCGGAATGCTGGTGGGCGAGGACGATGGCGGGCTTGGCATGGGTCATGTCGAAGCGGGGATCGTGCTTGAAGAGATTGGTCGCAATCTGACGCCTTCGCCGTTCCTGACCTCGTCCGTTCTGGCGGCAACCGCGCTCAAACACGGATCGAACGATCTTAAAGGGCGCTACCTGCCCGGTCTGATCGAAGGCGAAAGCGTATTCGCAGTCGCGGTCGATGAAACCGCCAAACACCGTCCGCAACGTATCACGACCAAGGCTGAGAAATCGGGCAACGGTTTCAAGCTGACCGGCTCCAAGAGCTTTGTGATCCAAGGCGCGAGCGCGGATATGCTGATCGTTGCCGCCCGTACCAGCGGCGCGGATGATGACGATGATGGCATTACGCTGTTCGCGGTTCCGAAGGACGCCGCAAACATGAGCCACGATGCGGTACGGCTCGTGGACAGCTCGGTTGCCACGCACACCAAGTTCGACGGCGTAGAATTGGACGGCGATGCTGTGATCGGCGAAGTCGATGGCGGGCGCGAAGTGCTCAACTCCATGCTCACGGCAGGCCGGATCGGTGCCGCTGCCGAAGGTGTCGGTGTTGCTCGCGGTGCGATGGATATGACCGTCGATTACCTCAAGCAGCGCAAGCAATTCGGTAAGCTGATCGGGGAGTTCCAGGGCCTCCAGCACCGCGCTTCGCACCTCTATTCCGAAGTCGAGATCGCTCGTGCGGTCGTCATCAAAACCCAGCAACTTCTCGATGGTGGCAGCGAACGAGCCGAATTGATGAGTTCGGTCGCCAAGGCCAAGGTTTCCAGAACCGCCGGTCTTGCGGTCAAGGAAGGTGTTCAAATGCATGGCGGCATTGGCATGACCGACGAATACGATATCGGCCTTTACATGAAGCGTGACCGCGCGCTTCAGGAGTTCCTTGGCGATGCCTATTTCCACGCCAACCGCGTCGCTGAAATGAGCGGATACTGA
- a CDS encoding phosphotransferase family protein, giving the protein MAKNESGMPDIDFDKEMVGTVEVPDADKLDLEKLTTWFEANVEGFEGPISYTKFKGGQSNPTYKIETPGANYVLRRQPFGKLLPSAHAVDREYKAMTGLHPTGFPVPKTYGLCEDPDVLGSKFFVMSMADGRSLWNGALPGCTPEERRELYNALIDTIADMHLNKPDEIGLGDYGKPTDYCARQISRWSKQYKLSETEHMPKMERLIEWLPETIPPQHESSVVHGDYRLDNVIFHKTENRIIAVLDWELSTLGDPIADFSYLMLNWFQPADGRAGLLGLDLPELGIPTVEEAVERYVARTGYPVPPMDWYFAYNLFRLAGIMQGIKKRVIDGTASSAHAKSMSDRVLPLVERAYMFARDAGMPE; this is encoded by the coding sequence ATGGCTAAGAACGAAAGCGGCATGCCCGACATCGACTTCGACAAGGAAATGGTCGGCACGGTCGAAGTGCCAGACGCGGACAAGCTCGATCTTGAGAAACTGACGACATGGTTTGAAGCCAATGTCGAAGGCTTTGAAGGGCCGATCAGCTACACGAAATTCAAGGGCGGGCAATCGAACCCGACCTATAAGATTGAAACGCCCGGTGCGAACTACGTGCTGCGCCGTCAGCCATTCGGCAAGTTATTGCCAAGCGCGCACGCGGTTGACCGCGAATACAAAGCTATGACCGGCCTGCATCCCACCGGCTTTCCGGTACCAAAGACATACGGACTTTGCGAAGACCCCGACGTGCTCGGATCGAAGTTCTTCGTGATGAGCATGGCCGATGGCCGCTCGCTCTGGAATGGCGCATTGCCCGGGTGCACGCCGGAGGAGCGCCGCGAGCTCTACAACGCGCTGATCGATACCATCGCCGATATGCATCTCAACAAGCCGGACGAAATCGGCCTTGGCGATTATGGCAAGCCAACCGACTATTGTGCGCGGCAAATCTCGCGCTGGTCGAAGCAGTACAAGCTGTCCGAAACAGAGCACATGCCCAAGATGGAGCGGCTGATCGAATGGCTGCCGGAAACCATTCCGCCGCAGCACGAAAGCAGCGTTGTTCACGGTGATTACCGGCTCGACAATGTGATCTTTCACAAGACCGAAAACCGGATCATCGCGGTGCTCGATTGGGAGCTTTCGACACTCGGCGATCCGATTGCCGATTTCAGCTATCTGATGCTCAACTGGTTCCAGCCTGCCGATGGGCGTGCGGGATTGCTCGGTCTTGATCTGCCGGAACTCGGCATTCCGACAGTCGAGGAAGCGGTCGAACGTTATGTCGCGCGCACTGGCTATCCGGTGCCGCCGATGGACTGGTACTTCGCCTACAACCTGTTCCGGCTCGCAGGGATCATGCAGGGCATCAAGAAGCGCGTCATCGATGGCACCGCTTCATCTGCGCACGCCAAGTCAATGAGCGACCGGGTACTGCCGCTGGTCGAACGCGCGTATATGTTCGCGCGCGACGCCGGGATGCCCGAGTAA
- a CDS encoding SDR family oxidoreductase yields MDIQSLFGLDGRIALVTGGSRGIGKMFVEGLLAAGCARVYISARKVDQMQETIAEFGEDKVIGIPADLSQMDGIQSLADEMAKREDRLDILINNAGAAWGQPYLEFNEAGWHRTMDLNVKTPFFLTQKLHDLLVAAGKGDHPAKVIHVSSIDGQRINPWETYAYQASKAGVIQLTRRMAARLIQDNIIVTSIAPGAFASEMNKAAKNAPDASASMIPAKRIGTKEDMAAAAIYLCSRAGDYVIGDTVTVDGGVVNAALPNMFNDPAG; encoded by the coding sequence ATGGACATTCAATCACTCTTCGGTCTCGACGGCCGCATTGCGCTCGTCACGGGCGGTTCGCGCGGCATCGGCAAGATGTTCGTCGAGGGTCTCCTCGCGGCAGGCTGCGCGCGGGTCTACATCTCGGCACGCAAGGTCGATCAGATGCAGGAGACCATTGCGGAATTTGGCGAGGATAAGGTCATCGGTATCCCCGCAGACCTGAGCCAGATGGACGGCATCCAGTCGCTCGCCGACGAGATGGCGAAGCGCGAGGACAGGCTCGACATCCTGATCAACAATGCAGGTGCGGCATGGGGCCAGCCATATCTCGAATTTAACGAGGCAGGTTGGCATCGGACGATGGACTTGAACGTCAAGACTCCGTTCTTCCTGACGCAGAAGCTGCACGATTTGCTGGTCGCGGCGGGCAAGGGTGATCACCCGGCCAAGGTGATCCATGTATCCTCGATCGATGGGCAGCGGATCAATCCGTGGGAAACCTATGCTTATCAGGCGTCCAAGGCTGGTGTGATCCAGCTGACCCGGCGGATGGCGGCGCGCCTGATCCAGGACAACATCATTGTCACCTCGATCGCTCCCGGCGCTTTCGCCAGCGAAATGAACAAGGCTGCGAAGAACGCGCCGGATGCCAGCGCTTCGATGATCCCGGCCAAGCGGATCGGGACCAAGGAAGATATGGCTGCGGCCGCGATCTACCTGTGCAGCCGCGCAGGCGACTACGTGATCGGCGATACAGTGACGGTCGATGGCGGCGTCGTGAATGCCGCGCTGCCCAACATGTTCAACGATCCGGCGGGCTAG